The following are encoded together in the Oncorhynchus nerka isolate Pitt River linkage group LG23, Oner_Uvic_2.0, whole genome shotgun sequence genome:
- the LOC135563964 gene encoding uncharacterized protein LOC135563964 isoform X2 encodes MAAGQNQIQEHSAECSEKNTHRQGTGGGSPKADLTPAEDMALELNKGRPVLEGIPGGKETSIGSSQDATRFIQVPGSTVFLLEPPAQAPDDADPGEGPSAAATAHDGDDDEEETISLDSRRHEDPDAIQWENQPGNISSQAIRKLYGNHLRRQIELADIDIQYKKKKMENLALESEIKRGQLGNWTLK; translated from the exons atggcagcaggtcaaaatcaaatacaagaacattctgcagaatg cagtgaaaagaatacccacagacaaggcacgggtggtgggtcaccaaaggctgaccttaccccagcagaggacatggccttggagctaaataaaggcaggcccgtcttagaggggatccctggggggaaagagacgagcataggttcctcccaagatgccacccgcttcattcaag tgcctggcagcactgtgttcctgttagagccaccagcacaagcaccagacgatgctgatcca ggtgaaggccccagtgcagcagcaacagcacatgatggagacgatgatgaggaggagaccatctctctggattccagaaggcatgag gacccagatgctatacagtgggaaaaccagcctggcaacata agctcacaagctatcagaaagttgtatggcaaccacctccggcgccaaatagaactggcagacatagacattcagtacaagaagaaaaagatggaaaatcttgcactggagtccgaaataaaaagaggacaattaggaaactggaccttgaaataa
- the LOC135563964 gene encoding uncharacterized protein LOC135563964 isoform X1: MTQLKIKISNPYNQVIVIRHRPLLPTPQHQVWPLAYMKAQNCVFLSALTMACPFVRDVVDEEALVLRRAFRRERVFRDRLDPLAFPDDHLYERYRFSADGIRYLCRLLGPRIKHRTARSHALSVEQMVCVALRFFASGAFLYSVGDAEQLNKATICRTIRSVCLAIKALADVFISFPGHRRLCDIKEELYRIAAMLWQNGLAQSMTPESFGPLKSISAYHKVNSLVCCWETGGMAASLFS; the protein is encoded by the exons atgacacagctcaaaataaaaattag caatccgtacaaccaagtcatcgttataaggcatcgccctcttttgcccaccccccagcaccaggtgtggccactagcctatatgaaggcccaaaattgtgtgttcctttctgctctgacaatggcatgcccattcgtgcgagatgtggtggatgaagaagcacttgtgctgaggagagccttcaggcgagaaagggtcttcagggaccggttggacccactggccttccctgatgaccatctatatgaaagatacaggttttctgcagatggcatcaggtatctatgcagactactgggtcccaggattaagcaccgcactgcacggagccatgcactgagtgtggagcaaatggtttgtgtggccttgcgcttttttgctagtggagccttcctgtactcagtgggggatgcagaacagctgaacaaggccacaatttgccgcacaataaggagtgtgtgtctggctatcaaagcattagcagatgtcttcatctccttccctggccacagaagactctgtgacatcaaagaggagttatataggattgcag caatgttgtggcaaaatggcctggctcagtccatgactccagaatctttcgggcctctgaaatctatcagtgcctatcacaag gtgaattctctggtgtgttgctgggagaccgggggtatggctgccagccttttctcctga